A stretch of DNA from Streptomyces sp. NBC_01197:
CTCCATCTGGACCGGCCCCCCGGCGATCCGCTGGTGCTGCCCGGCCCGTGGGACGCGGCCAGCGCCCGCATCTTCGCGGAAGCCGGGTTCCCGGCGCTCGCCACCCCGAGTGCCGGAGTGTCGGCAGCACTCGGTTACGCGGACGGGGAGGCCCCGGCTGACGAGATGTTCGCCGCGATCGGCCGGATCGTCCGGGCGGTCGAGGGCTTCGGGGTGGCCGTTTCGGCGGACATCGAGGCCGGCTACGGCCTGCCGCCGGCCGAACTCGCCGGGCGGCTGCTCGACACCGGCGCCGTCGGCTGCAACCTGGAGGACTCCCCCGGCGGAGTCCTCAACGACCCACAGGAGAACGCGGACCGGCTCGCGGCGTTCCGCGCGGCGGCGGGGGGCGGCCTGTTCATCAACGCCCGCATCGATACGTACATCCGGGGCGTGCACGATCCGGAGCAGACCATCGATCGCGGCCTCCGCTACATGGCGGCCGGCGCCGACTGTGTCTACCCGATCATGGCGCCGCCGGACCAGCTGTCCGGCCTCGCGTCCGGGATCGGGGCGCCGCTCAACGCGCTCTTCCTGCCGAACGGTCCGTCGCCCCAGGGACTGGGCGAACTGGGCGCCACCCGCGTCACGTTCGGCCCGGGCCTGCACCGCCAGTCGATGGAACGGCTGCGCCAGGACGCGAACAGCCTGAAGAGCTGACGGGCTGACGGGCTGACGGGCCGACGGGCCGACGGGCTGACGGGCCGACGGGCTGACGGGCTGACGGGCTGACGGGCTGACGGGCTGACGGGCCGACTGAACCAGCGCACGGGCGCACAGGCCCACCGGCCCGACCACACGGAACGCCCCCGGCGACCACATGGTCACCGGGGGCGTTCCTTCAGGCAGCAGAGCAGCAGCACCACAGATCCGCCGAGCGGACGAACGGGCGTCCGGC
This window harbors:
- a CDS encoding isocitrate lyase/PEP mutase family protein, whose protein sequence is MTDFRSLHLDRPPGDPLVLPGPWDAASARIFAEAGFPALATPSAGVSAALGYADGEAPADEMFAAIGRIVRAVEGFGVAVSADIEAGYGLPPAELAGRLLDTGAVGCNLEDSPGGVLNDPQENADRLAAFRAAAGGGLFINARIDTYIRGVHDPEQTIDRGLRYMAAGADCVYPIMAPPDQLSGLASGIGAPLNALFLPNGPSPQGLGELGATRVTFGPGLHRQSMERLRQDANSLKS